In Dioscorea cayenensis subsp. rotundata cultivar TDr96_F1 chromosome 11, TDr96_F1_v2_PseudoChromosome.rev07_lg8_w22 25.fasta, whole genome shotgun sequence, a single genomic region encodes these proteins:
- the LOC120271520 gene encoding cytochrome P450 89A2-like has protein sequence MWSSLLEVTLLSNLSVLHVYYICTKEKLKLIHWSQAMTPLLHLFTVVAISLAILLLNQRKRRRLPPSPPTIPILGNLLWLTKPFSHFEPTLHHLRAKYGPIFTLYVGPRPVIFIMDGDLARRSLIQSGEVFADRPPPLSTSALNPNLHSINNTCHGHIWRLLRRNLVSKVIHPCKSTKSSAHVQRMALDILLKRLKNEAVANGGIVVPVHSIQHCVSFLMTSLCFGVTLEEKVVDRIKNMQLELLGVLENLYVFGLLPKAALLLYWRRLGKLKQLRQAHEELLIPIIRACKQREKNTHDMISYVDSLLNLKLPAGSAGNMRELCEEDIVNFISEFLDASIWPAAAALEWIMANFVKHQDIQEKLRKEIRSVVGDKKRRIEEDETQRMPYLKAVIFEALRRHSPAHFLIPHSVKEDVIVDEYLIPKGTVVNYSVTSIGLDGRVWEDPLEFRPERFMAGGEGEGVDVNCGKRDIKMMPFGAGRRICPGSDMAVLLLQYLVANLVNEIELKAVEGMEVDLSSNAELFATMESPLHARIVNIA, from the coding sequence ATGTGGTCCTCACTCCTCGAGGTGACACTATTGTCCAACCTTTCAGTGCttcatgtatattatatatgcaCCAAAGAGAAGCTCAAGCTCATTCACTGGTCTCAAGCTATGACACCATTATTGCACCTCTTCACCGTTGTGGCGATCTCTCTTGCAATATTGCTCctcaatcaaagaaaaagaagaagattacCACCAAGCCCTCCAACAATCCCAATACTTGGTAACCTACTATGGCTCACAAAGCCCTTCTCCCACTTTGAACCCACTCTTCACCATCTACGTGCTAAGTATGGCCCTATCTTCACCCTCTATGTTGGTCCTCGTCCAGTCATCTTCATCATGGACGGGGACCTCGCACGCCGATCTCTTATAcagagtggtgaggtcttcgcaGACCGGCCTCCGCCACTGTCTACCAGTGCTCTTAACCCCAACCTTCACTCCATTAACAACACATGCCATGGCCATATATGGCGTCTCCTCCGCCGGAATCTCGTCTCGAAGGTCATCCACCCATGCAAATCCACCAAGTCAAGCGCCCACGTCCAACGCATGGCCCTTGATATACTCCTCAAGCGTCTCAAGAACGAGGCTGTGGCCAACGGTGGCATCGTTGTCCCCGTTCACAGCATCCAACACTGCGTTTCCTTCTTGATGACCTCCTTGTGCTTCGGTGTGACTCTTGAAGAGAAGGTGGTGGACAGAATCAAGAACATGCAGCTGGAGTTGTTAGGGGTTTTGGAGAATCTTTATGTTTTCGGTTTGTTGCCCAAGGCGGCATTGCTGCTCTACTGGAGAAGGTTGGGAAAGTTGAAACAACTCCGGCAAGCTCATGAGGAGCTTCTCATTCCCATAATCAGAGCATGTAAACAGAGAGAGAAGAATACTCATGACATGATCTCGTACGTGgactcccttctcaacctcaaaCTCCCGGCAGGCAGTGCAGGGAATATGAGAGAGCTATGTGAAGAGGATATTGTGAACTTCATCTCTGAATTTCTAGATGCTAGCATCTGGCCAGCTGCTGCAGCTTTGGAATGGATAATGGCAAACTTTGTTAAACACCAAGATATACAAGAGAAGCTAAGGAAAGAGATCAGGTCAGTTGTGGGAGACAAAAAGAGACGAATTGAGGAGGATGAGACACAAAGGATGCCATATCTAAAAGCAGTCATCTTTGAAGCTTTGCGGCGTCACTCGCCGGCGCACTTCTTGATTCCCCATAGCGTGAAAGAGGACGTGATCGTGGATGAGTACTTGATACCCAAGGGCACCGTGGTGAACTATTCGGTGACAAGCATTGGATTGGATGGGAGAGTGTGGGAGGATCCATTGGAGTTCAGGCCAGAGAGGTTCATGGCAGGAGGGGAAGGAGAAGGAGTGGACGTGAACTGTGGGAAGAGAGATATCAAGATGATGCCTTTTGGAGCCGGAAGGAGGATCTGCCCTGGCTCGGACATGGCGGTGCTTCTACTTCAGTACTTGGTGGCCAACTTGGTTAATGAGATTGAGTTGAAGGCAGTGGAGGGGATGGAGGTGGATCTTTCTTCCAATGCAGAG